One Lasioglossum baleicum chromosome 6, iyLasBale1, whole genome shotgun sequence genomic window carries:
- the LOC143209257 gene encoding PRL-1 phosphatase-like — MSNMRVKDIRPAPAEIEYKNMKFLITDRPNDQTIHTFIQELKKHNVKEVVRVCEPTYKIEELKGEGINVIDLVFDDGTFPPNEVVDEWFELLKNRFRESPDACVAVHCVAGLGRAPVLVALALIELGLKYEDAVALIREKRRGAINAKQLAYLEKYRPKSRLKLKNGQKNSCCVQ, encoded by the exons ATGAGCAACATGAGGGTAAAGGACATCAGGCCGGCGCCCGCCGAAATCGAATACAAAAACATGAAGTTCCTCATCACTGATCGGCCCAATGATCAGACCATTCACACTTTTATCCAA GAACTGAAGAAGCACAATGTGAAAGAAGTAGTGAGGGTCTGCGAACCAACATACAAGATCGAGGAACTTAAAGGAGAAGGGATCAATGTCATAGACTTGGTGTTCGATGATGGCACATTTCCACCAAACGAA GTCGTCGATGAATGGTTTGAATTACTGAAGAATCGGTTCCGCGAGTCCCCAGACGCATGTGTAGCAGTACACTGCGTCGCAGGACTTGGCAGAGCACCAGTGTTAGTAGCACTTGCTCTTATCGAATTGGGACTGAAGTATGAAGATGCAGTTGCATTAATCAGAGA AAAAAGACGAGGCGCCATCAACGCAAAGCAGCTGGCCTATCTTGAAAAGTATCGTCCCAAGTCTCGGTTGAAGCTCAAAAATGGACAAAAGAACTCCTGCTGCGTCCAATAG